Proteins from a genomic interval of Nocardioides jishulii:
- a CDS encoding RelA/SpoT family protein translates to MRTRLARIGNRSQSGNPVLEPLFRAVRTNHPKADLALLERAYRTAERLHAPQKRKSGDPYITHPLAVTTILAEIGMTEPVLVAALLHDTVEDTPYTLEELTAEFGAEVAALVDGVTKLDKVQYGAAAQSETIRKMIVAMSKDIRVLVIKLADRLHNMRTLRYVPQASQERTARETLDIYAPLAHRLGMNTLKWELEDLAFATLHPKIYDEIVRLVAERAPQRDQFLAQVIAQVEQDLRDAKIKAKVTGRPKHYYSIYQKMIVGGRDFSEIYDLVGIRVLVEDDRDCYAVMGVLHARWNPVLGRFKDYVAMPKFNMYQSLHTTVIGPTGKPVEIQIRTFAMHRRAEYGVAAHWKYKEDSRSGVDTDRQADKDDMAWLRQLMDWQSDVEDPGEFLDSLRFEINRAEVYVFTPRGDVIALPTGATPIDFAYAVHTDVGHHTIGARVNGRLVPLESTLDNGDVVEVFTSKAATAGPSRDWLNFVKSQRARSKIRQWFTKERREEAIERGKDEIAKMMRKEGLPLKRLLSHDALTQVAEHFKLADVTALYAAVGEHNLSAQAVVQRVLQLHGGTEGVAEDVAEAVTITGRRNRPKQPAPSDSGVVVQGSSDVWVKLAKCCTPVPPDDIIGFVTKGGGVSVHRKDCTNAAGLEAQAERLIAVEWEPNSQSTFLVNIQVEALDRARLLSDITMALADTHVNILSATLQTTRDRVAKSRFTFEMADATHLDNVLRSVRGVPGVFDAYRVTQ, encoded by the coding sequence CGCATCGGCAACCGGAGCCAGTCGGGCAACCCGGTGCTGGAGCCGCTGTTCCGCGCCGTGCGGACCAACCACCCGAAGGCCGACCTCGCACTCCTGGAGCGGGCGTACCGCACCGCTGAGCGCCTGCACGCTCCGCAGAAGCGCAAGAGCGGCGACCCCTACATCACCCACCCCCTGGCCGTCACCACGATCCTCGCCGAGATCGGGATGACCGAGCCGGTGCTCGTCGCGGCACTGCTCCACGACACGGTCGAGGACACGCCCTACACGCTCGAGGAGCTCACCGCCGAGTTCGGTGCGGAGGTCGCGGCGCTCGTCGACGGCGTGACCAAGCTCGACAAGGTGCAGTACGGCGCCGCCGCGCAGTCCGAGACGATCCGCAAGATGATCGTGGCGATGTCCAAGGACATCCGCGTCCTGGTCATCAAGCTCGCCGACCGGCTCCACAACATGCGCACGCTGCGCTACGTGCCCCAGGCGAGCCAGGAGCGTACGGCGCGCGAGACGCTCGACATCTACGCGCCGCTCGCCCACCGCCTGGGCATGAACACGCTCAAGTGGGAGCTGGAGGACCTCGCCTTTGCGACCCTGCACCCCAAGATCTACGACGAGATCGTGCGGCTCGTCGCGGAGCGCGCTCCCCAGCGCGACCAGTTCCTGGCCCAGGTCATCGCGCAGGTCGAGCAGGACCTGCGTGACGCGAAGATCAAGGCGAAGGTCACGGGCCGACCGAAGCACTACTACTCGATCTACCAGAAGATGATCGTCGGAGGTCGCGACTTCTCCGAGATCTACGACCTGGTCGGGATCCGAGTCCTGGTCGAGGACGACCGCGACTGCTACGCCGTGATGGGCGTCCTGCACGCGCGCTGGAACCCGGTCCTGGGGCGCTTCAAGGACTACGTCGCGATGCCCAAGTTCAACATGTACCAGTCGCTGCACACGACGGTGATCGGTCCGACCGGCAAGCCGGTGGAGATCCAGATCCGCACCTTCGCGATGCACCGTCGCGCCGAGTACGGCGTGGCAGCGCACTGGAAGTACAAGGAGGACTCGCGCAGCGGCGTCGACACCGACCGCCAGGCCGACAAGGACGACATGGCCTGGCTGCGCCAGCTCATGGACTGGCAGAGCGACGTCGAGGACCCGGGGGAGTTCCTCGACTCCCTGCGCTTCGAGATCAACCGCGCCGAGGTCTACGTCTTCACCCCACGCGGTGACGTGATCGCCCTACCGACGGGGGCCACCCCGATCGACTTCGCGTACGCGGTGCACACCGACGTCGGGCACCACACCATCGGTGCCCGGGTGAACGGGCGCCTGGTGCCGTTGGAGTCCACCCTGGACAACGGTGACGTGGTGGAGGTCTTCACCTCCAAGGCCGCCACGGCCGGGCCCTCGCGCGACTGGCTCAACTTCGTGAAGTCCCAGCGTGCCCGCTCCAAGATCCGCCAGTGGTTCACCAAGGAGCGGCGCGAGGAGGCGATCGAGCGCGGCAAGGACGAGATTGCCAAGATGATGCGCAAGGAGGGCCTGCCGCTCAAGCGCCTGCTCTCGCACGACGCGCTCACCCAGGTGGCCGAGCACTTCAAGCTGGCCGACGTGACGGCGCTGTACGCAGCAGTGGGAGAGCACAACCTCTCCGCCCAGGCCGTCGTGCAGCGAGTCCTGCAGCTCCACGGTGGCACCGAGGGCGTGGCGGAGGACGTGGCCGAGGCCGTCACCATCACGGGTCGCCGCAACCGTCCCAAGCAGCCGGCGCCCAGCGACAGCGGGGTCGTGGTCCAGGGGAGCAGCGACGTCTGGGTGAAGCTGGCGAAGTGCTGCACCCCGGTCCCGCCCGACGACATCATCGGCTTCGTCACCAAGGGCGGTGGCGTCTCGGTGCACCGCAAGGACTGCACCAACGCCGCAGGGCTGGAGGCCCAGGCCGAGCGCCTGATCGCCGTCGAGTGGGAGCCCAACTCGCAGAGCACCTTCCTGGTCAACATCCAGGTGGAGGCGCTCGACCGGGCGCGCCTGCTCTCGGACATCACCATGGCGCTGGCCGACACCCACGTCAACATCCTCAGCGCCACGCTCCAGACGACCCGCGACCGGGTGGCGAAGAGCCGATTCACCTTCGAGATGGCCGACGCCACGCACCTCGACAACGTCCTGCGCTCCGTCCGCGGCGTGCCGGGAGTCTTCGACGCCTACCGCGTCACCCAGTAG
- a CDS encoding DUF349 domain-containing protein, producing the protein MSAEKQSEWGRVAEDGTVFVKTSTGERAVGSYPDKSHEEALAFFAERFASLEFEVQLLVQRVAAAKLSPEEAQAAVKTVREQVSDANAVGDLDGLVAKLDALGPVIATQREARRAERAARTAESKTAKERIVAEAEALAESSNWRDGANRLRDLLEEWKALPRLDKGADDQLWRRFSTARTTYTRHRKAHFAEQHEKRDAARAVKERLAQEAEALADSTDWGPTSGRFRDLMRDWKAAGPAPRDHEEKLWKRFRGAQDTFFGNRDAANAALDAEFADNAVAKEALLVEAEALLPVTDVEAAKVAFRDIAERWDEAGKVPRDRIKELEGRLRKVEQAIRGIEDEQWRRTDPEKSARADDMIGKLQTAIDDLQAKLNKAKASGDERKVKELEENLASRQAFLDMARKAAEEFSG; encoded by the coding sequence ATGAGCGCTGAGAAGCAGTCCGAGTGGGGCCGCGTGGCCGAGGACGGCACCGTTTTCGTGAAGACCAGCACGGGGGAACGGGCCGTTGGCTCCTACCCCGACAAATCCCACGAGGAGGCGTTGGCGTTCTTCGCGGAACGGTTCGCGAGCCTCGAGTTCGAGGTCCAGCTGCTGGTCCAGCGTGTCGCGGCCGCGAAGCTGTCGCCCGAGGAGGCCCAGGCGGCGGTGAAGACCGTGCGCGAGCAGGTGAGCGACGCCAACGCGGTCGGCGACCTCGACGGGCTGGTGGCCAAGCTCGACGCGCTCGGGCCCGTCATCGCGACCCAGCGCGAGGCCCGTCGCGCCGAGCGTGCCGCCCGCACCGCCGAGTCGAAGACCGCCAAGGAGCGGATCGTCGCCGAGGCCGAGGCCCTGGCCGAGAGCTCCAACTGGCGTGACGGCGCCAACCGCCTCCGCGACCTCCTCGAGGAGTGGAAGGCACTCCCCCGCCTCGACAAGGGCGCGGACGACCAGCTCTGGCGGCGTTTCTCCACCGCGCGGACGACGTACACCCGCCACCGCAAGGCCCACTTCGCCGAGCAGCACGAGAAGCGCGATGCCGCGCGTGCCGTGAAGGAGCGCCTCGCCCAGGAGGCCGAGGCGCTCGCCGACAGCACCGACTGGGGTCCGACCTCGGGTCGTTTCCGCGACCTGATGCGCGACTGGAAGGCCGCTGGCCCCGCCCCGCGTGACCATGAGGAGAAGCTCTGGAAGCGTTTCCGCGGCGCCCAGGACACCTTCTTCGGCAACCGTGACGCGGCCAACGCGGCGCTCGACGCCGAGTTCGCCGACAACGCGGTCGCGAAGGAGGCCCTGCTGGTGGAGGCCGAGGCACTCCTGCCCGTCACCGACGTCGAGGCGGCCAAGGTGGCCTTCCGCGACATCGCTGAGCGGTGGGACGAGGCCGGCAAGGTGCCCCGTGACCGGATCAAGGAGCTCGAGGGCCGCCTGCGCAAGGTCGAGCAGGCCATCCGTGGCATCGAGGACGAGCAGTGGCGTCGTACCGACCCCGAGAAGTCCGCGCGCGCCGACGACATGATCGGCAAGCTCCAGACCGCCATCGACGACCTCCAGGCCAAGCTCAACAAGGCCAAGGCCTCCGGCGACGAGCGCAAGGTCAAGGAGCTCGAGGAGAACCTGGCCTCGCGCCAGGCCTTCCTGGACATGGCCCGCAAGGCCGCCGAGGAGTTCTCGGGCTGA